The proteins below come from a single Lodderomyces elongisporus chromosome 3, complete sequence genomic window:
- the TIF35 gene encoding translation initiation factor eIF3 subunit g (BUSCO:EOG0926489S), with translation MSSAIESWADAGDEFSVPADIIQNPDGTKTVITFRTNQDGKKVKITQKIKEVIVREKVHPLIAQRKNWAKYGKEKHSSPGPDTSTTQLGEKVDLKLGLSWKQVEKKEEEDKAQERASRVVVQTIKCRVCGGDHYTAKCPFKDTLGASTSNGGTPEPGSEGAGDADAVTSTGRYIPRHLRPDANGNIPTREARDDSTTLKVSQLNTFVDEDMLRNELFARFGPLQRVTVVRDRETGESRGFAYVSFATEEIAQKALDLLNGKGYHSLILHLEWSKKKKPL, from the coding sequence ATGTCTTCAGCAATCGAGTCTTGGGCCGATGCCGGTGATGAATTCTCTGTGCCAGCAGACATCATCCAGAACCCAGATGGAACCAAAACAGTCATCACATTCAGAACAAATCAGGATGGAAAGAAGGTGAAAATCACTCAAAAGATCAAAGAAGTTATAGTGAGGGAAAAGGTGCATCCGCTTATAGCACAGCGTAAGAACTGGGCCAAATATGGTAAGGAAAAGCATAGCTCACCAGGACCAGACACAAGTACTACACAATTAGGTGAAAAAGTCGATTTGAAGCTTGGTCTTTCATGGAAACAagttgaaaagaaggaggaggaagataAGGCACAAGAGAGAGCATCAAGAGTTGTTGTGCAGACTATTAAATGTAGAGTGTGTGGAGGTGACCATTACACTGCCAAGTGTCCATTTAAGGATACTTTGGGTGCATCTACACTGAATGGTGGTACACCAGAGCCAGGTTCTGAGGGTGCAGGTGATGCCGATGCAGTTACAAGTACTGGTAGATATATTCCAAGACACTTGAGACCAGATGCCAACGGTAACATTCCTACAAGAGAAGCAAGAGACGACTCAACAACATTGAAGGTTTCACAATTGAATACTTTTGTCGATGAGGATATGTTGAGAAACGAATTGTTTGCTAGATTTGGTCCATTACAGAGAGTCACCGTGGTGAGGGATAGGGAAACTGGAGAAAGCAGAGGTTTTGCATACGTTAGTTTTGCCACAGAGGAGATTGCTCAAAAGGCTTTGGATTTGTTGAACGGAAAGGGTTACCACAGTTTGATCTTGCACTTGGAATGgtcaaagaagaagaagccaTTGTAG